Proteins from a genomic interval of Clostridium cochlearium:
- a CDS encoding GntR family transcriptional regulator, whose amino-acid sequence MKTFNTIDNPKELKYVTVYNQLFKMINEGTFAEGSRLPSEPELSKTLGVSRTTLRQALALLQEDGLVKNIHGKGNFIKKSKSDKIIGLEKIGHPVYKCIEQKIDRVELSIRIEPSTSYIDETFKRKTTAVALIDRWYKFEGNAIAYTFTLIPIDTVSSLDIDLNDKDEVLKILEENIYEICNNILVEIKYSTSGNFAAKKYKISDEDQFYLIQETLYKGNDFPIVSNKHYLPIKSTSIKFHPLR is encoded by the coding sequence ATGAAGACGTTTAATACAATAGACAACCCAAAAGAATTAAAATATGTTACTGTATATAATCAACTTTTTAAAATGATAAATGAAGGGACATTTGCAGAGGGAAGTAGATTGCCATCAGAACCTGAATTATCTAAAACGCTAGGTGTTAGTCGAACCACATTACGACAAGCATTAGCTTTGCTTCAAGAAGATGGATTAGTAAAAAATATTCATGGAAAAGGTAATTTTATAAAAAAATCTAAAAGCGATAAAATAATTGGATTAGAGAAAATAGGACATCCTGTTTATAAATGTATAGAACAAAAAATTGATAGGGTAGAACTATCAATTCGCATAGAACCTTCTACTAGTTACATTGATGAAACCTTTAAACGTAAAACTACTGCTGTAGCTTTAATTGATAGGTGGTATAAGTTTGAAGGTAACGCCATAGCCTATACTTTTACTTTAATCCCCATCGATACTGTTTCTAGCTTAGACATTGATTTAAATGATAAAGATGAGGTTTTAAAAATTCTTGAAGAGAACATTTATGAAATATGCAATAATATACTAGTAGAAATTAAATATTCTACTTCAGGAAACTTCGCTGCTAAGAAATATAAAATTTCAGATGAAGATCAATTCTATTTAATTCAAGAAACTTTATACAAAGGTAATGATTTTCCTATAGTATCTAATAAGCATTATCTACCTATAAAATCTACTTCAATTAAATTTCATCCATTAAGGTGA